GCCGTGGAACCGGCCCGCGAGCCCGATCAGAGCCTGCTGGTCGGCGACGATCGGCCCCGGCTGCCCCGGCGGCAGCCGCAGCAGAACCTCGTCGCCCAGCTGCAGCAGGACGACCCGGGCGACCGGGACGTCGACCTCGCGGGCACCGGCGAAGCCACGGCCCGCACGCTGCTGGCGTTCCACAAGGGCACCCGCCGCGCCCGTGGCGGCACCGACGATGCCTAGTCCGCGACCGCACACAGGAAAGTCCACACAGGAAAGTCAAGGTCTCTCCGCATGAACGAGTACGGGAACTCCAAACCCGACCTCAACTGGCTCCTCGACGATGTCGTCCACCGCGTCGTCGGCGCGCAGAACGCCATCGTGCTGTCCGCCGACGGGTTGCTGCTCGGCAAGTCGAGCGGCATGAGCAAGGACGACTCCGACCAGTTGTCGGCGATCGCGTCCAGCCTGCAGAGCCTCGCCAAGGGGGTGAGCCGGCAGTTCAACCGGGGTCCCGTGCTGCAGAACATGATCGAGATGGAGGGCGGGTACCTCTTCGTGTCGGCGGCCGGCCAGGGCGCGTGCCTCGCGGTGCTGGCCGGCGCCGACGTGGACGTGGAGATGATCGCCTATGAGATGAACCGGCTGGTCAAACGCGTCGGCGACTACCTCGCCTCGGCGCCGCGGGAAGCCGCCACCATGCTCAGGGAAGCCACGTGACCACCGCCGACGTGCTCGTTCCCGCGGAGGCGGCATGACAGACGACAACTGGTACGACGAGGCCGCCGGCCCGCTGGTGCGGCCCTACACGATCACCAGCGGCCGCACGCCGTCCGAAGGCGCGCAGCTCGACGTGTCCACGCAGGTGATGACCCTGCAGTCGGAACAGGAGCCGGCCGGTCTCGGTCCGGAGCACCTGGCGATCACCCGGCTGTGCCGCCGGCCGCTGTCGGTCGCGGAGATCGCGGTCTACGTGAAGCTGCCGCTCGGCGTCGTCCGCGTGTTGTGCGGCGACCTGATCGAGCGCGGCCTCGTCATCACGCGGTCCCCGTCCCACCAGCCGGCCCAGGCGCCGGACCACGAAACTCTCCAGGCGGTTCTCGATGGCCTCATCAAGCTCTGACGGCAAGGGTGCCGACTCGGTCCCGACACCGGTCAAGATCATCATCGCGGGCGGTTTCGGCGCCGGGAAGACCACGATGGTCGGCTCGGTCAGCGAAATCCCGCCGCTGTCCACCGAGGAGGTGCTGACCGAGGCGAGCCACGGCGTCGACGACCTGTCCGGCGTGGAACGCAAGAAGACCACCACGGTCGCCCTCGACTTCGGGCGCATCACGATCTCACCGCGCCACGTGCTGTACCTCTTCGGCACGCCCGGCCAGGAACGATTCTGGTTCATGTGGGACGACCTCGCGCGCGGCGCGATCGGGACCATCGTGCTCGCGGACACGCGCCGCCTGGAGACGAGCTTCGCGGCCGTCGACTTCTTCGAGCGCCGGCGGATTCCGTTCATCGTCGCGGTGAACTGCTTCGACAACGCGCCGCGCTACACCGCCGACGAAATCCGGGAAGCGCTGGTCGTGCCCGACCGCGTGCCGATCGTGATGTGCGACGCGCGGCAGCGGGACTCGAGCAAGATCGCGTTGATCCGCCTCGTGAAACACGCGATGACAGTGGTACCGCAACCTGCGTGAAACACCGGCCTCCGTGGAAACACCGGCTTCCATGAAACACAGTGGAGGGTCGCTCCCAGCTGGAAGCTACCCTCCACTGTGGACTGGATCAGGCGACGGGCGCCATCGTCAGGTTGAAGTGCCGCAGGATCTTCGGCGCCTCGACGATCCGGTAGCCCGGCACGCTTTCCGGGTTCTTCGCGATGTCACCCAGGATCTCGGCGACGTAGTCGTAGTGGCCCCGGGAGTAGGTCCGGCGCGGCAGCGCCAGTCGGACGAGCTCGAACGGCGCCGGCGTCACCAGCTCGTTGTTCTCGTCGAGCTCGCCGATGTAGAGCGAACCCAGTTCCGCGCAACGAATCCCGCCCGCCAGGTACAGCTCGCACGCGAGCGAGTGGCCCGGGAAGCGGCTCGCCGGCAGGTGCGGCAGCAGGCGGCCGGCGTTGAGGTAGAGCGCGTGGATTCCCGGCGGCTGCACGATGTCCACGCCCGCCTCGTTCGCGAGCTGCGCCAGCCGCGCGGCCTCAGCCGCGCGCGCCTCGAGATAGTGCGGGTCGAGCACCTCTCGCAGGCCCCTGGCGAGACGATCGAGGTCGTGGGCGCCGAGGCCGCCGTAGGTGCGAAACCCCTCGGTCGCGATCAGGAGCGCTTCGCAGCGCTGCGCGAGCTCGGGATCGCGCAGACCGATGAACGCGCCCATCGGCGAGATGCCGTCCTTCTTGAGGCTGGCCACGCAGCCGTCGACGAGGCCGAACGCCTCCTCCGCCACCTCGCGCGGCGTCTTGCCCGCGTAGCCCTCCTCACGCTGCACCACGAGCCAGGCGTTCTCCGCGAACCGCGCGGCGTCGAGGAAGATCGGCACGCCGTGCGCCCGAGCCAGGCGGCTCGCGGCGGCCAGGTTCGCCATCGACACGGGCTGGCCACCGCCGCCGTTGTTGGTGATCGTGACGAGCACCATGCCGACGCGGCCGGCCTCCGGCCCCGTCAGCAGCTGCTCCAGGACGTCGAGGTTGATGTTGCCCTTGAACGGTTCCAGGCTGTCGAGGTCACCGAACTCCGCGCACGGCAGGTCGCGGGCCTCGGCGCCGAGCAGCTCGACGTTGGCGCGCGTGGTGTCGAAGTGCGTGTTGCTCACCGAGATCTTGCCTCGCCCGAGCACGTTCGTGAACAGCACGCGCTCGGCCGCACGGCCCTGGTGCACCGGCAGGAGGTGGGGGTAGTGCGTGAGCTCGCTGAGCGCCTCGCGGAAGCGGAAGAAGGACTCGGAGCCCGCGTAAGAGCGGTCCGCGGCCGCGGCCGCCGCCTCCTGTTTCGCGGAGACCGCACCGGTTCCCGAGTCCGTGAGCAGGTCGATCGAGACCATGTTGGCCGGCAGGTTGAACGCGTTGTAGCCGGCCGCGGCGAGCGCACGTTCACGCTCCGCGCGGGTGGTCACCGGGATTTCCGCGACAACCTGGGCGCGGTAGGGCGGGAAGGTCCGCATCAGGTATTTCCTCCACTGTCTGGTGTCGGTGAAAAACTACCGCAGTCACGAAACCGGTCCGAGGACCGGCCTCTTTCGCGCCGGCAGAACCTGATATGCCTCTGACGACAGGTACACGGTGATTCCCGAGCCGAATTCCCCCATTCTCAGAGAGACGTGTGCGATCAGCCCGACACCGGCGCTCAGCGGGCGCTGCGAAACCGCTGCCAGGGCTTTGTCCAGTTTTGTCCCGTCGAAGCCGTACTGCGCGAGAACGGCGTGCGCGCGGGCGCGGGCCACTTCATCGTCGGGCACATAGCTGCGAATGGGCAGATAGACGCTGTAGTTGGCCGGTCGGGCTCCTGAGCCCTCCACGAACGAATAGCTGGAGACCAGTGGCCGGGCTTCGAACGGACCTTTCCCGCCACCCAGCACGGCGAGGAACTCGCGGATCAGCAGCGGGTCGGTGCCGGCCACCAGCTCCGCCGCGAACTCGACGTCCGCCGATTCCGCGGCCTCGTGCGACACGTACACCTTCACCCGCGCGAGAGGATCGTCGTCGAGGTCGAGCGCGAAGAAGGAAAAGTTGTCCCGCTCGCCGCGGCGCAGCGCGTGCTCGATCATGGAATCGAATGCCTCGTCGATGTTCAGCCGACGCAACCCTTCGCTGACCAGGGAATCAGCCATCGAGGGACCGCTGATCTGCGGGTTCAGGTAGACCTTGATCTTCGGCGCGCGGCCGGGCCGGAAGATCAGCGAGTACCACAGCGTGAACGGCCCCTGCCGCTCCTCGTGCGGCAGGAACAGGTCGGCGACAGCGTCGAGCCGGTCGGTGACCAGGCCGTATTCGCCGGCCACCTCGTCGAGGAACTCACGGGGGCTCCTCGACCCGACGGTCTCGCCGAGGACCCGCACGACACATTCACCCGTGGTGTCGAAGGCGAGCGAGAATTCGACGGGAGTTGTGTCGTCCGCCACATTCGAGGGGAATTCAGACGGGGTCGCCAGGCTCCTTTCTCCCTGGGCGCCCAGCAGGCCGCGCAATAAGCCCAGGTGACGGCCGTCCGCGTCGTCGAAACCGACTACTTCACAAAGCCGCTCGAGTTGTCCGCTGAGGTGGGTGTACATCGACATATCAGCCATCGACACACTCGCTCCGACCATGACGCCGTATTCACCATTCATTCGTGCTTCGCGCGTTCGGCCCAATGCCGCCGCCGCCAGTTGGCGGACAGCCAAGAGAACCGTCGATAGATTAGACGGAGGAATACGGCGCCGCTACGTCTGACGGGGCGATCCGGACATGAAAAGCTGTGCCTGAGTGTGCTTGCGGGATCAAAGAGTTCACCTGAACAACGCATCGACACGAAGCGGTACTGCGGGTACGCGGGCGCGCACACGCGAGTCGGCGCCCACCGCGCAGCCCGGTTGGCGGCTGGACGCGTTCCGAAGCCGATGCCATCATCATTCGCGCCATCAGGCGGTTCCGAAGGGGTGCAGAAGTGACTTCAGTGACAAACACTGGCGGAGTCGAAGAGACCGTGCGCGGCTATTACAACGCAGCCATCGACGCCTATGCCGTGATGATGCCCCAGGACGCCTGGCACCACGGCGACGAGCGTGCTCACAACGCGGGACTGTCCTCAGAGGAAGCCGCGCTGGACATGCAGCGCCAACTGGTCGCCGCGGCCGGGATCACCGGCGGCGACCTCGTGCTCGACTTCGGCTCCGGAGTCGGCGGGGCGGTGGTCAACATGGCGGAGATGTCGGGCGCGCGGTTCGTCGGCATCTCCAACAACGACGCGCTGACGGCGAAAGCCCAGCGGCTGGCCGCGGCGCGTGGCTTGGCGGACAAGGCTTTCTTCCACTCGGTCGGGGACACCGAGTACCGGACGCTCGGCGCGTGGCCGGACGCCGCGTTCGCGGCCATCACCTACCAGGAGTCGGTGGTCCACCTGCCGGACAAGCAAGCCTTCTTCAACGCCGCGTTCCGGGTGCTGCGCCCGGGCGGCACCCTGGCCGCCGTGGACTGGATCCAGCGCCCGTGGGGCGAACACCGCAGCCCTGAGCAGATCGAGGCAGTGATGGCCGAGGTCAACCGCGGATTCTGCATCCCGCACCACGCCACCGTCGAGCAGTACCGGGCCATGCTGGTCTCCGCCGGGTTCGACGTGCGCGAAGCGGTCGACCTCTTCCCGTCCGGCCCTTGCTGGGGCTCGACGCCCGAGGAGGAGCGGGACAAGTGGCTCACCTACGAAGGTGACCGCAACGATCTCTTCCACGACTCGAAGATCGCGCTCGACGCGGCTCGGGCCGCCGGCGTGTTCTCCGTGGCCAAACTGGTCGCGACCAAGCCGTTCTAGCGTTGTTTCCTTCGGGACAGGGCTTTGTCAGGTCCGCGGTCGCTCGAGCGACCGCGGACCTGACAAAGCCCTGCTACCGAAGACCTACTCGACGGCTTCGATCCGCCGCCCGGTCGAGTCGGGCGCGGCCAGAGAGAGCACTGCCGCCGCGACCGGGCCGACGATGCCGAACGCCAGCGCGAGCGGCACCGTGCCGGCGATCGACAGGGCGATGAGCGGGAACAGCCCCGCGCCCAGTCCGCGGCCGGCGTAGTAGCTGAGGTTCGAGCCGGTGGAGCGCACGCGCGTGGGGAAGAACTCGGCCATCCACACGCCGAGCACGCCGAAGCCGCTGGCGCCCGCGGCGCACAACATCAGTGCCCAGAACGTCGGCGCGCCCCAGAAGTTCGACCCGATCTTCGCGTTGTGGCCCACCACGAGGATGAGGAACCAGGCGAAGCCGATGACGCCGAACGCGCCGGCCACGAACATGGCCCACTTGCGCTTGATCTTGTCGGACAGCGCGCCGGCCATCGGATAGGTGACCGCCGTGACGATGAGGTTGAGCAACACGATCAGGCTGGCCGTGCCGAGCGGCACCTTCTCCACCTTGATCAGGAACGTCGACAGGTACGAGATCATCGAGTTCGTGGTGAGGAACAGAGCCGTCGCGATGCCCATGAACAGGATGGTGCCGCCGGCGTAGCCGTTGCGGAACAGGTCCAAGATCGGCACCTTGGTGCGCCGCTTGTCCTCGGGCACGCGGCCCTCGCGCAGCTCCCGCTGGTAGGTCCGCCACTGCTCCGACTCCGGCAGCATGATCGCCGACAGCACACCGATCAGCAGGGTCACGGCACCGATCACGATGTAGCCGGCGCGCCAGCCCGACGCCGTGCCGAACTGGACGATGCAGAAGTAGATGACGCCCTCGGTCACGATCTGCCCGACGATGTACATCGACTGGATCGAGCCGCCCATCAGGCCGCGCTTGCTCGTCTTCCACGCCTCGGCGAACATCGAGTACGACAGTCCGAACAGGCCACCCATGCCGACGCCGGCGAGCAGCCGCGTGAGCAGGAACAGCAGGTAGTTCGGCGCGAGCCCGCCCAGCAGCGCGGCGAGCCCGAAGACGACCACCGAGCCCGTGTACGTCCAGCGGCGGCCGTAGAGATCACCGAGCCAGCCGACGAGGATGCCGCCCGCGATCGAGGCGAAGCCTTGCAGCGTCGCGACCTGCACGATCTGGATGGTGCTCACGTGCAGGCTTTCCGACAGGTAGGCCAGCGGGTAGCCGACGAGGTTCAGCTCCGCACCGTCGAAGAGCGTGCCGAGGAAGGCGAACACGAGAATGCGCGCGGTTGCCGGGTGGACG
The sequence above is a segment of the Amycolatopsis sp. 2-15 genome. Coding sequences within it:
- a CDS encoding roadblock/LC7 domain-containing protein, whose translation is MNEYGNSKPDLNWLLDDVVHRVVGAQNAIVLSADGLLLGKSSGMSKDDSDQLSAIASSLQSLAKGVSRQFNRGPVLQNMIEMEGGYLFVSAAGQGACLAVLAGADVDVEMIAYEMNRLVKRVGDYLASAPREAATMLREAT
- a CDS encoding DUF742 domain-containing protein yields the protein MTDDNWYDEAAGPLVRPYTITSGRTPSEGAQLDVSTQVMTLQSEQEPAGLGPEHLAITRLCRRPLSVAEIAVYVKLPLGVVRVLCGDLIERGLVITRSPSHQPAQAPDHETLQAVLDGLIKL
- a CDS encoding GTP-binding protein; protein product: MASSSSDGKGADSVPTPVKIIIAGGFGAGKTTMVGSVSEIPPLSTEEVLTEASHGVDDLSGVERKKTTTVALDFGRITISPRHVLYLFGTPGQERFWFMWDDLARGAIGTIVLADTRRLETSFAAVDFFERRRIPFIVAVNCFDNAPRYTADEIREALVVPDRVPIVMCDARQRDSSKIALIRLVKHAMTVVPQPA
- a CDS encoding tryptophanase, which encodes MRTFPPYRAQVVAEIPVTTRAERERALAAAGYNAFNLPANMVSIDLLTDSGTGAVSAKQEAAAAAADRSYAGSESFFRFREALSELTHYPHLLPVHQGRAAERVLFTNVLGRGKISVSNTHFDTTRANVELLGAEARDLPCAEFGDLDSLEPFKGNINLDVLEQLLTGPEAGRVGMVLVTITNNGGGGQPVSMANLAAASRLARAHGVPIFLDAARFAENAWLVVQREEGYAGKTPREVAEEAFGLVDGCVASLKKDGISPMGAFIGLRDPELAQRCEALLIATEGFRTYGGLGAHDLDRLARGLREVLDPHYLEARAAEAARLAQLANEAGVDIVQPPGIHALYLNAGRLLPHLPASRFPGHSLACELYLAGGIRCAELGSLYIGELDENNELVTPAPFELVRLALPRRTYSRGHYDYVAEILGDIAKNPESVPGYRIVEAPKILRHFNLTMAPVA
- a CDS encoding tryptophan dimethylallyltransferase family protein, whose amino-acid sequence is MAVRQLAAAALGRTREARMNGEYGVMVGASVSMADMSMYTHLSGQLERLCEVVGFDDADGRHLGLLRGLLGAQGERSLATPSEFPSNVADDTTPVEFSLAFDTTGECVVRVLGETVGSRSPREFLDEVAGEYGLVTDRLDAVADLFLPHEERQGPFTLWYSLIFRPGRAPKIKVYLNPQISGPSMADSLVSEGLRRLNIDEAFDSMIEHALRRGERDNFSFFALDLDDDPLARVKVYVSHEAAESADVEFAAELVAGTDPLLIREFLAVLGGGKGPFEARPLVSSYSFVEGSGARPANYSVYLPIRSYVPDDEVARARAHAVLAQYGFDGTKLDKALAAVSQRPLSAGVGLIAHVSLRMGEFGSGITVYLSSEAYQVLPARKRPVLGPVS
- a CDS encoding SAM-dependent methyltransferase, which encodes MTSVTNTGGVEETVRGYYNAAIDAYAVMMPQDAWHHGDERAHNAGLSSEEAALDMQRQLVAAAGITGGDLVLDFGSGVGGAVVNMAEMSGARFVGISNNDALTAKAQRLAAARGLADKAFFHSVGDTEYRTLGAWPDAAFAAITYQESVVHLPDKQAFFNAAFRVLRPGGTLAAVDWIQRPWGEHRSPEQIEAVMAEVNRGFCIPHHATVEQYRAMLVSAGFDVREAVDLFPSGPCWGSTPEEERDKWLTYEGDRNDLFHDSKIALDAARAAGVFSVAKLVATKPF
- a CDS encoding MFS transporter → MSTVRISAPSGGGTGVHPATARILVFAFLGTLFDGAELNLVGYPLAYLSESLHVSTIQIVQVATLQGFASIAGGILVGWLGDLYGRRWTYTGSVVVFGLAALLGGLAPNYLLFLLTRLLAGVGMGGLFGLSYSMFAEAWKTSKRGLMGGSIQSMYIVGQIVTEGVIYFCIVQFGTASGWRAGYIVIGAVTLLIGVLSAIMLPESEQWRTYQRELREGRVPEDKRRTKVPILDLFRNGYAGGTILFMGIATALFLTTNSMISYLSTFLIKVEKVPLGTASLIVLLNLIVTAVTYPMAGALSDKIKRKWAMFVAGAFGVIGFAWFLILVVGHNAKIGSNFWGAPTFWALMLCAAGASGFGVLGVWMAEFFPTRVRSTGSNLSYYAGRGLGAGLFPLIALSIAGTVPLALAFGIVGPVAAAVLSLAAPDSTGRRIEAVE